Proteins encoded by one window of Paenibacillus sp. DCT19:
- a CDS encoding copper amine oxidase N-terminal domain-containing protein — MFKKIVSVWVASVLFGVMAVPGYAETSPTEISTGVIVNNRVLIPLRAVSQHLGAKVQWDKYSKSILLTKNDKKIALAVNFKNANVNDFVEPMDSPVELIHATAYVPLRFVSQTLGAELQWNKEAKQANVSLNDHHIIISMQPDSVQIPDTQKLTEARLNELLAKLNETSNMPKIKQIRAYFKPYFTEKLIQSILDGQQLQGEEVQFGAPETGIHYTSSTTATLSQSYVLGNTLTGDSHYVYDRNIELLYSRGIWKVHKLNIYFRDIPYLGY, encoded by the coding sequence ATGTTTAAGAAGATCGTATCCGTATGGGTCGCATCTGTGCTTTTCGGCGTGATGGCAGTGCCTGGCTATGCAGAAACAAGTCCAACGGAGATTAGTACGGGAGTCATCGTGAACAATCGGGTGCTCATTCCGTTACGGGCGGTATCACAGCATTTAGGCGCAAAGGTACAATGGGACAAATATTCGAAGAGCATTCTTTTGACCAAAAATGATAAGAAAATTGCATTGGCCGTTAACTTCAAAAATGCCAATGTTAATGATTTCGTTGAACCGATGGATTCTCCCGTTGAGTTAATCCATGCCACAGCGTATGTTCCGCTCCGGTTCGTCAGCCAAACATTAGGAGCCGAGCTACAATGGAATAAAGAAGCCAAGCAGGCAAATGTTAGTCTTAATGATCACCATATCATCATTAGCATGCAACCTGATTCCGTTCAGATTCCTGATACACAGAAACTAACTGAAGCCCGGCTGAATGAACTGTTAGCGAAGTTAAATGAAACGTCCAATATGCCTAAGATTAAACAAATAAGGGCTTATTTTAAGCCCTATTTTACGGAGAAATTGATTCAATCCATTCTGGATGGACAGCAGTTGCAGGGTGAAGAAGTGCAATTCGGTGCTCCAGAAACGGGCATTCATTATACGAGCAGCACTACTGCAACATTGTCTCAATCTTATGTTCTTGGGAATACATTAACCGGTGACTCCCATTATGTATATGATCGAAATATCGAGCTTTTATACAGCAGAGGAATCTGGAAGGTGCATAAGTTAAATATTTATTTCAGAGATATTCCATACTTAGGTTATTAA
- a CDS encoding ABC transporter substrate-binding protein, which yields MDTTTAHYIRLTTATEVTFKLHTPVPVTIDTLSTVLCCTPRNVKFTLRKLEEKGFIHWQPGIGRGHHSTLTLLRSENETIESSFMELMGKGKMKEAIEFIGAMENNETLREQLLDSLYKQMGFHSHSESSSGQDVLRMMRSRKLADLDPAFVYNAFETYLLGQVCSTLVTYDAKTDTFLPDLAHMWEGSKDYLVWTFYLRKSVRFHHNKMLTSKDVEFTLQRLRSVNSPVVWLYRDIERIEVAGDYCIRFYLNRPNQFFLHLFSCIPMTILPYDVDVSKQLIGTGPFQISEINEDLLKLSAFDNYYGIRPYLDQVHFWFVPDLESNERHYELPGTDRLEQSTHFAQTNSFNYPALGCQYMLFNFNKPGIFHNPKFRQAMRLVYDSVSLVTELGGNRITPANSLLPWKSAEHHWTPSSLEQARNLLHSSGYLSETLILSYSENKDVLTANWIQQRAQQIGLNIELSPTNECLYPTNAMKADLILAEEILEEDWQYGLIHFFTNRSNHLHICMSPHSLNELEQKLDSFGQLDTHARAQLLDEAEDLLRDNDWILHGCHMNKSAQLNQSLFGMQTADFGYMDISKLWIKNQ from the coding sequence TTGGATACAACAACCGCTCATTACATACGACTTACAACAGCGACTGAGGTTACATTTAAACTACATACACCGGTTCCCGTAACGATCGATACCCTATCCACTGTCTTATGTTGCACGCCTCGAAATGTTAAATTCACCTTGCGAAAGTTGGAAGAGAAAGGCTTTATCCACTGGCAACCGGGGATTGGCAGAGGTCATCATTCCACCTTGACGTTACTTCGCAGTGAGAATGAAACGATAGAATCCAGCTTCATGGAGCTAATGGGTAAAGGAAAAATGAAAGAAGCCATTGAATTCATTGGCGCTATGGAGAACAACGAGACTTTACGGGAACAATTGCTAGATTCGTTATATAAACAAATGGGATTTCACAGCCATTCGGAAAGCTCTTCGGGTCAGGATGTTCTACGTATGATGCGATCACGTAAACTGGCAGATCTGGATCCCGCATTTGTATACAATGCTTTTGAAACATACTTACTTGGGCAGGTGTGCAGCACATTGGTGACCTACGATGCCAAAACGGATACGTTCCTGCCTGATCTGGCTCACATGTGGGAGGGTAGCAAGGATTATCTAGTATGGACCTTCTATTTACGTAAGAGTGTTCGCTTCCACCACAATAAAATGTTGACATCTAAGGATGTTGAATTTACATTACAGCGTCTGCGAAGTGTAAATAGTCCAGTCGTTTGGTTGTATCGTGACATTGAACGAATTGAGGTTGCTGGGGATTACTGCATTCGCTTTTACTTGAACCGTCCCAATCAATTCTTCTTGCATTTGTTTAGTTGTATTCCAATGACGATCCTCCCATACGATGTTGATGTATCCAAACAACTCATTGGCACTGGGCCTTTTCAGATTAGTGAGATCAATGAGGATTTACTGAAACTAAGCGCATTTGATAACTATTACGGTATTCGTCCTTACCTTGATCAAGTCCATTTTTGGTTTGTACCAGATCTTGAGTCCAATGAGCGCCACTATGAACTACCCGGAACAGATCGATTGGAGCAATCTACTCATTTTGCACAAACCAACAGTTTCAATTATCCTGCTCTCGGCTGTCAATATATGTTATTTAATTTTAATAAACCTGGTATCTTTCATAACCCCAAGTTTCGGCAAGCAATGAGATTGGTCTATGATTCTGTTTCACTGGTAACGGAACTGGGAGGCAATCGAATTACGCCAGCAAACAGCCTTTTGCCCTGGAAAAGCGCCGAGCATCATTGGACTCCATCCTCACTTGAGCAAGCACGTAATCTGTTACACAGCAGCGGATATCTTAGTGAGACGCTCATATTATCGTACTCGGAGAATAAGGATGTCTTAACTGCCAACTGGATTCAACAACGAGCACAGCAAATTGGCTTAAATATCGAACTGTCTCCGACGAATGAATGTCTGTATCCTACTAATGCGATGAAAGCCGATCTTATTTTGGCAGAAGAAATTTTGGAGGAGGATTGGCAATATGGGTTGATTCATTTTTTTACGAATCGGTCGAATCACCTTCATATCTGCATGTCACCTCATTCGCTGAACGAGTTAGAACAGAAACTGGATTCGTTTGGACAGCTTGATACCCATGCACGCGCACAGCTGTTAGATGAAGCTGAGGATTTACTGAGGGATAACGACTGGATTTTACATGGATGTCATATGAACAAAAGTGCTCAGCTGAACCAAAGTTTATTTGGCATGCAAACAGCTGATTTCGGCTATATGGACATTTCCAAGCTGTGGATTAAGAATCAATAG
- a CDS encoding ABC transporter ATP-binding protein, translating to MPKQEKKSMSWLLRYLKPVRLRLVLLLIILLTSTGLQLLNPQIIKRFIDTAASGGVVSSLIQLAGIFLIIAIFNQLLTVAVSYLGNDVAWRATNQLRGDLLKHCLGLDMRFHNVKTPGEMIERVDGDVTSISNFFAMFIVQVIGSFVLLAGILGFMFTINIPIALVMTVFTLLSVLFMVFIRNMGVQSSKNEREASASLFGMIEERIAGIEDVQANGHVPYVMNRFYRLMRVVFLKGRRAWMLRVIPWNTTVILFAIAVTAVLMLGVHNYMQGAISLGTLFLIYQYTQMLNDPIEMLGDQVQEFQKAKSGMLRSRELLSLSSEIKDGKQDTLPGGALGLEFEHVHFSYNDDKPVLRDIHFKIKPGERLGIIGRTGSGKSSLSRVLLRLYNLNQGVIRVGGQDITELTLPALYRRVGMVTQDVQLFDGTLRDNLTLFNSEVSDNMIIETTERLGLRQWIDTQPEGLDTHLKAGGSSLSAGEAQLFALTRVFLTEPSLVILDEPSSRLDAATEMLLQQAVDELMKQCTGIIIAHRLATLDQVDQIMVLSDGEIIEFGAREELANNPDSHYARLRMTGREEELA from the coding sequence ATGCCCAAACAAGAGAAAAAGTCGATGTCATGGCTATTGCGGTATCTAAAGCCAGTCCGATTGAGACTGGTGCTGCTATTAATTATTTTGCTGACGTCGACGGGATTACAGCTTCTGAATCCGCAGATCATCAAGCGGTTTATTGATACAGCAGCGAGTGGCGGCGTGGTTTCTAGTCTCATTCAGCTTGCAGGTATATTTCTAATTATTGCGATCTTCAATCAACTGTTAACTGTAGCTGTAAGTTATCTAGGTAATGATGTCGCATGGCGGGCAACGAATCAATTAAGGGGCGATCTGCTGAAGCATTGCCTTGGACTTGATATGCGGTTCCATAATGTAAAAACGCCTGGAGAGATGATCGAACGGGTGGATGGCGATGTAACGAGCATTTCCAATTTCTTTGCAATGTTTATTGTGCAGGTTATTGGCAGCTTTGTGCTTCTTGCTGGAATCCTTGGCTTCATGTTTACGATTAATATACCGATTGCACTGGTAATGACGGTGTTCACACTGTTATCGGTTCTGTTTATGGTTTTCATTCGAAATATGGGTGTTCAGTCCTCGAAGAACGAGCGTGAAGCAAGTGCGTCCTTGTTCGGCATGATTGAGGAACGTATTGCTGGAATTGAGGATGTGCAAGCGAACGGACACGTGCCTTATGTGATGAATCGTTTCTATCGATTGATGCGGGTTGTATTTCTGAAAGGGCGTAGAGCTTGGATGCTTCGTGTTATTCCGTGGAATACAACGGTGATTTTGTTTGCCATAGCTGTAACTGCGGTACTGATGCTTGGTGTTCACAATTACATGCAAGGGGCGATTAGTCTTGGTACGTTGTTCCTTATTTATCAATACACACAGATGTTGAATGATCCAATTGAGATGTTGGGAGATCAGGTACAAGAATTTCAGAAAGCCAAGTCCGGTATGCTTCGCTCACGAGAACTGCTCTCTCTAAGCAGTGAGATTAAAGACGGGAAACAAGATACACTTCCTGGAGGTGCACTTGGTTTGGAGTTCGAACATGTGCATTTTAGCTATAACGATGATAAGCCTGTATTGCGGGATATTCATTTTAAAATTAAGCCTGGGGAGCGTCTTGGTATTATTGGACGCACCGGTAGTGGTAAATCCAGTCTAAGTCGTGTTCTTCTTCGGTTATATAATCTGAATCAGGGTGTAATCCGGGTCGGTGGTCAGGATATCACAGAGTTAACACTACCTGCGCTATACCGCCGGGTTGGAATGGTGACGCAGGATGTGCAGTTGTTTGACGGTACGCTACGCGACAACTTGACGTTATTTAACTCGGAAGTTTCAGACAACATGATTATCGAAACGACAGAGCGACTGGGACTGCGTCAATGGATTGATACCCAACCGGAAGGATTAGACACTCACTTGAAAGCAGGAGGTTCTTCCCTGTCGGCTGGAGAAGCGCAGCTATTTGCACTAACACGTGTATTTTTGACAGAGCCAAGTTTAGTTATTCTAGATGAACCCTCTTCACGTTTGGATGCTGCGACTGAGATGTTGCTGCAACAAGCGGTGGATGAATTAATGAAACAATGCACAGGGATTATTATTGCTCACCGACTAGCTACGCTGGATCAAGTCGATCAGATTATGGTGCTCAGTGATGGTGAGATTATCGAATTTGGAGCCAGAGAAGAGCTGGCGAACAATCCTGATTCACATTATGCGAGATTGCGTATGACGGGTAGAGAGGAGGAGTTGGCTTGA
- a CDS encoding SDR family NAD(P)-dependent oxidoreductase, producing the protein MAEHHGKVIIITGGASGIGRETALQLSDQGATIVVADFNEEGAKQVAASIEAGGGTAAAYKVDVSKGDEIKALIDWTVDKFGTLSGIFNNAGIGLVKPFLEMDPESYHRVIDVDQHSVYYGMYYGAKKMVELNVPGTIVNTASIYGSVAAVGSFNYNAAKAAVVMMSKSGALELAEHGIRVVGVAPGFINTPILGDNQEVKDALASQHMSGKLIQPEKVASVVTFLFSDAASAVNGSTVAVDDGFLSFKTK; encoded by the coding sequence ATGGCTGAACATCATGGAAAAGTTATTATTATTACAGGTGGAGCAAGTGGTATTGGTAGAGAAACAGCGCTTCAACTTTCAGACCAGGGAGCAACGATTGTTGTTGCTGATTTCAACGAAGAAGGTGCCAAGCAGGTTGCTGCTTCGATTGAAGCAGGCGGTGGAACAGCAGCGGCATACAAAGTAGATGTATCCAAAGGCGATGAGATCAAAGCTCTTATCGATTGGACAGTTGATAAATTCGGCACACTCAGTGGTATTTTCAATAATGCCGGAATTGGGCTTGTAAAACCTTTTCTGGAGATGGATCCAGAATCCTATCACAGAGTCATCGATGTAGACCAGCATAGTGTTTACTATGGGATGTACTATGGTGCGAAGAAGATGGTTGAATTGAACGTGCCAGGAACCATTGTTAATACAGCCTCCATCTATGGAAGTGTGGCAGCAGTAGGGAGTTTCAACTACAATGCGGCAAAAGCAGCTGTTGTGATGATGTCTAAATCCGGAGCACTTGAACTCGCAGAGCATGGCATCCGTGTAGTTGGAGTTGCCCCGGGCTTCATTAATACACCCATTCTTGGTGACAATCAAGAGGTAAAGGATGCTCTCGCTTCGCAACATATGAGTGGTAAACTCATTCAGCCTGAGAAGGTTGCGAGTGTCGTTACATTTTTGTTCAGTGATGCAGCAAGTGCGGTGAATGGATCGACAGTTGCAGTCGATGATGGATTCCTGAGCTTCAAAACGAAGTAA
- a CDS encoding DUF6376 family protein — translation MIKIRKPSWMLTGLLASSLFVISACSVVEQANESLNYVSGATEYIEQVSSAGAELQQLASQAVNNAEVTTQIQEKIDHIQAEASEFSQLNAPAIGESIHENLVGYNNQLTEVINQWETTIAEQGFTTENWEKTGIPELISNINSLSDPLSGLQNE, via the coding sequence ATGATCAAAATTAGAAAACCAAGCTGGATGCTGACAGGGCTTCTTGCTTCGAGTCTTTTCGTAATTTCCGCCTGCTCTGTCGTTGAACAAGCCAATGAAAGTTTGAATTACGTCAGTGGAGCTACAGAATATATAGAACAAGTATCCAGCGCGGGAGCCGAGCTTCAGCAGCTTGCTTCCCAAGCGGTTAATAATGCTGAGGTAACCACTCAGATTCAAGAGAAGATCGACCACATTCAGGCTGAAGCTAGTGAGTTCTCACAATTAAATGCACCTGCAATTGGCGAGAGTATTCATGAAAATTTGGTGGGCTATAATAATCAACTTACGGAAGTCATCAACCAATGGGAAACGACAATTGCGGAGCAAGGGTTCACAACTGAAAATTGGGAGAAGACAGGGATACCTGAATTAATCTCCAATATCAATAGTTTGAGTGACCCGCTAAGTGGTCTTCAGAATGAGTAA
- a CDS encoding sulfite exporter TauE/SafE family protein produces MDVMLFIIMFILGLTGSFFSGLLGIGGAIINYPLLLYVPSLVGLQPFTAHEVSSISMFQVFFASLSGVVAYQRKQRRTPHQRSFIHRGLVGYMGSSILVGSLIGGSVSGYLSEQVINLIYGILAVIAIVLMLIPSRGTMDSSDDLEFNKGIAAVTAGAVGIVSGIVGAGGAFILIPIMLTVLRIPIRITIASSLAIVFISAIGGVLGKISGGNIPLEPIIYTVIGSLIGAALGSRVSSMINVKWLRYGLIVLIAFTAVKVWSTIL; encoded by the coding sequence ATGGATGTCATGCTTTTTATCATCATGTTTATACTTGGTCTAACGGGTTCATTCTTCTCCGGGCTGTTAGGTATAGGCGGAGCAATCATAAATTACCCACTTCTGCTGTATGTTCCTTCACTCGTAGGTTTGCAGCCTTTCACGGCACATGAAGTATCTTCAATTAGTATGTTTCAGGTGTTTTTTGCCTCATTATCCGGGGTGGTTGCCTATCAGCGAAAACAAAGACGTACACCGCATCAGAGGTCGTTTATTCATCGAGGTCTAGTCGGTTATATGGGAAGCAGCATTCTTGTGGGCAGTCTAATCGGTGGATCGGTATCCGGTTATCTGAGCGAGCAAGTCATTAACCTGATCTATGGAATTTTGGCGGTGATTGCGATTGTACTTATGCTGATCCCTAGTAGAGGAACGATGGATAGCTCTGATGATCTTGAATTTAACAAAGGCATTGCAGCAGTCACTGCTGGGGCAGTTGGCATCGTCTCCGGTATCGTAGGAGCAGGTGGCGCCTTCATTCTAATTCCCATTATGCTTACCGTACTCCGTATTCCCATTCGAATAACAATCGCTTCCTCGCTTGCGATCGTATTCATATCTGCCATTGGGGGCGTTCTCGGCAAAATTTCGGGAGGGAATATACCGCTTGAGCCCATCATATATACTGTCATTGGCAGCTTGATTGGCGCTGCACTGGGTTCCAGAGTAAGTTCGATGATCAATGTAAAATGGCTAAGATATGGATTGATTGTGCTCATCGCTTTTACTGCGGTGAAGGTGTGGTCTACCATTTTATAA
- a CDS encoding MFS transporter — translation MKQHLRQIHPLAWTIIIGTMFGRLVTSMSIPFLSIYLTSVLGATPTETGFTVAVSSLAGVMVSFYGGYISDRIGRKVVMLVSVFCWAGVFFIFSAADYLWVFFVANTLNGLCRAVFEPTSRALLSDITSPENKLLVFNLRYAAINLGVVFGPIIGFQLGSAQSTFPFLISGLVYIAYGLVLLVQFQLQHANLPQPSKAKAPRLRDALATAGRDRVFLPVLIGTTFCVLGYGHFGSTLAQYMERSTLFENGSQLFSYMLSLNAMTVLIVQYPIVRAFRNAPPLVPLIWGNLLVAASLLLFGMASGAALLMISVVLFTVGEVLLFTMMDMLIDRIAKPEWKGTYFGTIGFNNLGNVMAPIMGGLLLSQFGGQGIAVFLPLALITALGLPFLWIAHKRLITREREIQVVQQSA, via the coding sequence ATGAAGCAACATTTAAGACAGATTCACCCTTTAGCTTGGACAATTATTATTGGGACGATGTTTGGTCGTCTCGTAACCTCGATGAGCATTCCTTTTCTATCTATTTATCTGACGAGTGTCCTCGGAGCTACACCAACGGAGACTGGCTTCACCGTCGCTGTGAGTTCACTGGCGGGTGTGATGGTGAGCTTTTATGGCGGGTATATTTCAGATCGGATTGGTCGTAAAGTGGTTATGCTAGTCTCCGTATTCTGCTGGGCAGGCGTCTTTTTCATCTTTTCTGCGGCAGACTACTTATGGGTATTCTTTGTGGCTAATACGCTCAATGGCTTATGCCGCGCTGTCTTTGAGCCAACGTCACGTGCATTGTTGTCTGACATCACCTCACCAGAGAACAAATTACTCGTTTTCAATTTGAGGTATGCCGCCATTAATCTTGGGGTTGTATTTGGTCCCATCATTGGCTTTCAATTGGGGTCGGCGCAATCGACTTTTCCATTTCTGATCTCAGGACTTGTATACATCGCTTATGGTCTTGTGTTACTTGTCCAATTTCAGCTTCAACATGCTAATCTACCACAGCCTTCAAAGGCGAAGGCACCACGCTTACGAGATGCTTTGGCGACGGCTGGCCGCGATCGTGTATTTTTGCCAGTACTGATCGGAACCACATTCTGTGTGCTTGGCTACGGACATTTTGGGTCAACCCTTGCCCAATACATGGAGCGGAGTACATTGTTTGAGAATGGAAGCCAGTTGTTCTCCTATATGTTATCTCTCAATGCTATGACAGTGTTAATTGTGCAATATCCAATCGTACGTGCATTTCGAAACGCCCCCCCGCTTGTACCGCTCATCTGGGGTAACCTCTTGGTTGCGGCGAGTTTGTTACTGTTCGGTATGGCAAGTGGCGCAGCTCTGTTGATGATTAGTGTTGTATTATTCACCGTCGGAGAAGTATTGTTATTTACGATGATGGATATGCTGATTGATCGAATTGCAAAGCCGGAATGGAAAGGAACGTACTTTGGCACGATTGGTTTTAACAACTTGGGTAATGTTATGGCGCCGATTATGGGTGGGTTATTACTGAGTCAGTTCGGAGGACAGGGGATAGCGGTATTTCTTCCACTTGCGCTAATCACGGCACTTGGACTTCCATTTCTATGGATTGCTCATAAACGACTGATCACACGGGAGCGGGAGATTCAAGTGGTACAGCAGAGTGCCTAA
- a CDS encoding polyprenyl synthetase family protein has product MNNALIERVDAEYGQAEQKAAQYFASLHKQLMNHTYTTELTQDIHLWQKKHIHRYPWLSFLSRSKRKPDTQDVQRYIHWLNVSGKIDDYLDRSISYIYMRDLGKALDSTDTQARIQRVVQDTKRYFLQSASQSNREPDYISLAALYRWSQKENVESAVIWVMNKLKSVAANIPEELDAENAQRKLIKIILGVVLHVTDDMNAETPSDERAQRLDAAIRLGYSYGLTYPFIDDLLDSQALTVEEKEQYSLMIREALLTGVVPDIEEWKGEHHEVIRYVHGELREAFEYIHNYQRPETQRTFLQQSYVFFQSQEIDRAKTLSNAHYSNEELYIPIIIKSSSSRLIVRSVLSAPEDEGFDLRTFYYGIYNQLADDFADMFDDLEEGAVTPYTYYLTYRDQRPDLINPYELYWTVISHLIHEVYHSDDQTREVILDRAINGLKRCRERLGQPKYNELMDILASGQPEFNRLVQKMVQKADDVDFLDKLLRDQVVIHLRQDKIEKQEFVDTIRTVREQINQELQISKPNGLHAMKETLIDAANYSLQGDGKRIRPILTWVMGVREYGLQEAAIVPLLRSLEYMHTASLIFDDLPTQDNAPTRRGRSTLHHLHNSATAELTGLYLIQRAIGEQSSLDRFDPQTVLSLIRYSAQKAEDMCMGQAMDLNSKGKVLNLEQLNEICFYKTGIAFEAALVMPAILAQVSESEINILKKFAYHAGIAFQIKDDLLDLVGDHLVLGKPAGQDVRNNNSTFVSILGEEDAKKEMWEHYCQATDALHEMRKTIPFLRHLLDYIIGRER; this is encoded by the coding sequence ATGAATAACGCATTGATTGAGCGAGTTGATGCAGAGTATGGGCAAGCTGAACAAAAGGCAGCTCAGTATTTTGCTTCTCTCCATAAACAGCTTATGAATCATACGTATACGACTGAACTTACACAAGACATTCATTTATGGCAAAAGAAACACATTCACCGCTACCCCTGGTTGTCCTTCCTATCACGAAGCAAACGAAAACCAGACACCCAGGACGTGCAACGTTATATTCACTGGTTGAATGTGTCGGGGAAAATAGACGATTATCTAGATCGCAGTATTTCTTATATTTATATGAGAGACTTAGGAAAAGCACTGGATTCTACGGATACACAAGCTCGTATTCAGCGAGTTGTTCAAGATACGAAACGGTACTTCTTACAATCTGCATCCCAATCGAACAGAGAGCCGGATTATATCAGTCTGGCTGCGTTATATCGCTGGTCTCAGAAGGAGAATGTAGAATCTGCGGTCATCTGGGTAATGAACAAACTGAAGAGTGTGGCAGCCAACATTCCTGAGGAATTGGATGCTGAGAATGCACAGCGTAAGCTGATCAAAATCATTCTTGGTGTTGTGCTGCACGTTACGGACGATATGAATGCAGAGACACCCTCAGACGAACGCGCTCAGCGATTAGATGCAGCTATCAGATTAGGATATTCTTACGGATTAACCTATCCTTTTATCGATGATTTGCTGGACTCGCAGGCACTCACTGTAGAAGAGAAGGAACAGTATTCTCTTATGATCCGTGAAGCACTCCTGACAGGTGTTGTTCCAGACATCGAAGAGTGGAAGGGGGAGCATCATGAAGTCATTCGATATGTGCATGGGGAGTTACGCGAGGCATTTGAGTACATTCATAATTATCAGCGACCCGAGACGCAGCGTACCTTTTTGCAGCAATCTTATGTGTTCTTCCAATCCCAGGAGATAGATCGCGCCAAAACGTTATCAAACGCTCATTACTCAAATGAGGAATTATACATTCCGATTATTATCAAGTCTTCATCTTCACGATTGATTGTTCGTTCGGTGCTTAGTGCGCCAGAGGATGAAGGGTTTGATCTACGTACCTTCTATTATGGGATCTATAATCAACTCGCGGATGACTTTGCCGATATGTTTGACGATCTGGAGGAGGGGGCAGTTACCCCGTACACATATTATCTGACGTATCGCGATCAGCGACCGGATCTCATTAATCCTTATGAGCTGTACTGGACTGTAATCTCGCATCTGATTCATGAGGTATATCATTCAGATGATCAGACGCGTGAGGTCATACTCGACCGTGCCATCAATGGACTTAAGCGTTGTAGAGAACGTCTGGGTCAGCCTAAATATAATGAACTTATGGACATTCTGGCATCCGGCCAACCGGAGTTCAATCGACTTGTGCAGAAAATGGTACAGAAAGCCGATGATGTCGATTTCCTGGATAAATTACTTCGTGATCAAGTCGTCATTCATCTACGGCAGGATAAGATCGAAAAGCAAGAGTTTGTAGATACGATTCGCACAGTTCGTGAACAGATTAATCAGGAGCTACAGATTTCTAAGCCAAATGGACTTCATGCAATGAAAGAAACCCTTATTGATGCGGCGAACTACAGCCTACAGGGTGATGGGAAGCGAATAAGACCGATTCTGACCTGGGTCATGGGAGTGCGTGAATACGGATTGCAGGAAGCAGCGATTGTACCGCTCTTGCGATCTCTCGAATATATGCACACTGCTTCGCTTATTTTTGATGATCTGCCTACGCAGGATAATGCACCCACACGTCGGGGGCGCTCCACATTGCATCACTTGCATAATAGTGCAACAGCGGAGCTAACGGGTCTGTACTTGATCCAAAGAGCCATTGGAGAGCAATCCTCGTTGGATCGTTTCGATCCGCAAACGGTACTTTCACTCATTCGCTACTCTGCACAAAAAGCGGAGGATATGTGTATGGGACAGGCGATGGACTTGAATTCCAAAGGCAAAGTGCTGAACCTGGAGCAACTGAACGAGATCTGTTTTTACAAAACAGGCATTGCGTTTGAAGCTGCACTCGTTATGCCAGCTATTTTGGCACAGGTATCTGAATCTGAGATCAACATATTGAAAAAATTCGCCTATCATGCGGGTATCGCTTTTCAAATTAAGGATGATCTGCTCGATCTGGTTGGAGACCATCTGGTGCTCGGCAAACCTGCAGGTCAGGATGTTCGGAATAATAACTCTACCTTTGTATCGATTCTTGGTGAAGAAGATGCCAAAAAGGAGATGTGGGAACACTACTGCCAGGCAACGGATGCACTGCATGAGATGCGTAAGACCATTCCTTTTCTCCGACATTTGTTAGACTATATCATTGGGCGTGAACGGTGA